Proteins co-encoded in one Listeria ivanovii subsp. ivanovii genomic window:
- the carB gene encoding carbamoyl-phosphate synthase large subunit, producing MPKRDDIKTILVIGSGPIVIGQAAEFDYAGTQACLSLREEGYRVVLVNSNPATIMTDAEMADKVYIEPITLDFVSRIIRKERPDAILPTLGGQTGLNMAMELSAAGILDECNVEVLGTDLTAIKKAEDREAFRDLMNELGEPVPDSDIIHNLDEAYAFVERIGYPVIVRPAYTLGGSGGGICHNEKDLIETVTSGLKLSPVTQCLLEKSIAGFKEVEYEVMRDANDNAMVVCNMENIDPVGIHTGDSIVVAPSQTLSDREYQLLRDVSLKIIRALEIEGGCNVQLALDPNSYNYYVIEVNPRVSRSSALASKATGYPIAKLAAKIAVGLTLDEVRNPVTGTTFAHFEPALDYVVAKIPRFAFDKFEQADRRLGTQMKATGEVMAIGRSWEEALLKAVRSLEIGADHLLLEEAENADAETLERKICFPEDDRLFFLAAALRRGQTIEQLHGKTKIDLFFLYKLSKTIELETRVKENPNNPEVLAEAKRAGFSDSFLATCWKTSEQEIYDLRKAQNLFPVYKMVDTCAAEFESTTPYFYSTYEEENESTRSGKESVIVLGSGPIRIGQGVEFDYATVHSVWAIQQAGYEAIIINNNPETVSTDFSISDKLYFEPLTLEDVMHVIEIEQPLGVVVQFGGQTAINLADGLSKRGVKILGTSLEDTDRAENRDAFEKALEILQIPQPAGKTATSVEEAIKVATSIGYPVLVRPSYVLGGRAMEIVESEEALKHYMTNAVKVNPKHPVLVDRYVSGQEVEVDAISDGANVLIPGIMEHIERAGVHSGDSIAVYPAQRLSENVKNIIVDYTTRLATGLNIIGMLNIQYVVDGEEVFVIEVNPRSSRTAPFLSKITEIPMANVATKVILGEKLVDLGYTPGLAPEKQEIFVKVPVFSFAKLRSVDTSLGPEMKSTGEVMGKDITLEKALYKGFVASGTTMHDYGTVLLTVADRDKQEAVELAKRFNRIGFTIMATKGTASTLEQAEIPVSQVKKIGENQETLIDYIRNGQVTLVVNTLTTGKRPERDGFQIRRESVENGIPVCTSLDTAEAILRVLESRSFELEAMNTSIVKQPKARV from the coding sequence CAGACGCAGAAATGGCTGATAAAGTATACATCGAGCCAATTACACTTGATTTTGTATCTCGCATTATTCGTAAAGAACGTCCAGATGCAATTTTACCAACTCTTGGCGGCCAAACCGGATTAAATATGGCGATGGAACTTTCCGCAGCAGGGATCTTGGATGAATGTAATGTGGAAGTGCTTGGAACGGATTTAACGGCGATTAAAAAAGCAGAAGATCGAGAAGCTTTTCGTGACTTGATGAATGAACTTGGGGAGCCAGTTCCTGATAGTGATATTATTCATAATTTAGACGAAGCATATGCCTTTGTAGAACGAATTGGTTATCCAGTAATCGTGCGTCCAGCCTATACTCTTGGCGGGTCAGGCGGCGGAATTTGCCATAATGAAAAAGACCTAATTGAAACGGTAACGAGCGGTTTAAAACTAAGTCCAGTGACACAATGTCTACTTGAAAAAAGTATCGCAGGGTTTAAAGAAGTAGAATATGAAGTGATGCGCGATGCAAACGATAATGCCATGGTTGTTTGTAACATGGAAAATATTGACCCTGTTGGAATACATACGGGAGATTCGATTGTTGTTGCACCAAGTCAAACGCTATCAGACCGCGAATACCAACTGCTTCGTGATGTATCATTAAAAATCATTCGCGCACTGGAAATTGAAGGTGGTTGTAACGTTCAATTAGCGCTAGATCCAAATAGCTATAACTACTACGTTATCGAAGTAAACCCACGTGTGAGCCGATCTTCTGCGCTAGCATCGAAAGCAACCGGGTATCCAATCGCCAAATTAGCAGCTAAAATCGCTGTTGGACTTACACTTGATGAAGTAAGAAATCCAGTAACAGGAACAACTTTTGCTCACTTTGAACCAGCACTTGACTATGTCGTTGCGAAAATCCCACGGTTTGCTTTTGATAAGTTCGAACAAGCAGATCGACGTCTAGGAACACAAATGAAAGCAACTGGTGAAGTCATGGCGATTGGTCGTTCATGGGAAGAAGCACTTTTAAAAGCTGTTCGTTCACTCGAAATCGGCGCGGATCATTTGTTACTTGAAGAAGCTGAAAATGCAGATGCGGAAACATTAGAACGCAAAATTTGTTTCCCAGAAGATGATCGTCTATTCTTTTTAGCAGCAGCACTGCGTCGTGGTCAAACAATCGAACAACTCCACGGAAAAACTAAAATTGATTTATTCTTCTTATATAAATTAAGTAAAACAATTGAATTAGAAACACGTGTAAAAGAAAATCCAAACAATCCGGAAGTGCTTGCAGAAGCCAAACGAGCAGGTTTTTCTGACTCTTTCCTGGCAACTTGTTGGAAAACGTCCGAGCAAGAAATATACGATTTACGAAAAGCGCAAAATCTTTTTCCAGTATACAAAATGGTAGATACTTGTGCAGCTGAATTTGAATCAACTACGCCATATTTCTACAGTACTTATGAAGAGGAAAATGAGTCTACTCGCTCGGGAAAAGAGAGCGTGATTGTACTTGGTTCTGGACCGATTCGGATTGGGCAAGGCGTCGAATTCGACTATGCGACAGTACACTCTGTATGGGCAATTCAGCAAGCCGGATACGAAGCAATTATTATCAATAATAATCCAGAAACTGTATCGACGGACTTTAGTATATCGGATAAGCTTTACTTCGAACCACTGACACTAGAAGATGTGATGCATGTCATTGAAATCGAGCAACCACTAGGCGTTGTCGTCCAATTTGGTGGTCAAACTGCAATCAACTTAGCAGATGGTTTATCAAAACGTGGCGTGAAAATTCTGGGAACAAGCTTAGAAGACACTGATCGTGCGGAAAACCGTGATGCCTTTGAAAAAGCGTTAGAAATCTTACAAATCCCTCAACCAGCTGGGAAAACAGCCACGTCGGTTGAAGAAGCAATTAAAGTAGCAACGAGCATAGGCTATCCTGTTCTAGTTCGCCCATCTTACGTACTTGGTGGTCGAGCAATGGAAATCGTGGAATCAGAAGAAGCATTAAAACATTATATGACAAATGCGGTAAAAGTAAATCCAAAACACCCCGTTTTAGTTGATCGTTATGTGAGTGGACAAGAAGTAGAAGTGGATGCAATTAGTGACGGCGCAAATGTTCTTATACCAGGAATTATGGAACATATCGAACGTGCCGGAGTCCATTCCGGTGACTCAATCGCTGTTTACCCAGCACAAAGATTAAGCGAAAACGTAAAAAATATCATTGTTGATTATACGACAAGACTTGCAACCGGACTAAATATTATCGGCATGCTGAATATCCAATATGTCGTGGACGGTGAAGAAGTTTTCGTCATCGAAGTAAACCCACGTTCAAGCCGGACAGCGCCATTTTTAAGTAAAATTACGGAAATTCCGATGGCCAATGTAGCGACCAAAGTCATCCTTGGCGAAAAATTAGTGGATCTTGGCTATACTCCAGGACTTGCACCGGAAAAACAAGAAATTTTTGTCAAAGTACCGGTATTCTCATTCGCGAAATTGCGTAGTGTAGATACCTCGCTTGGGCCTGAAATGAAGTCAACTGGGGAAGTCATGGGGAAAGATATCACGCTTGAAAAAGCACTGTATAAAGGTTTTGTCGCAAGCGGGACAACGATGCATGACTACGGAACAGTACTCCTAACTGTGGCTGACCGCGACAAACAAGAAGCAGTGGAACTAGCAAAACGATTTAACCGAATTGGCTTCACAATCATGGCAACAAAAGGAACAGCCAGCACATTAGAACAAGCGGAAATTCCAGTATCACAAGTGAAAAAAATTGGTGAAAATCAAGAAACGCTTATCGACTATATCCGAAATGGCCAAGTAACGCTCGTTGTTAATACACTAACAACAGGTAAACGCCCAGAACGCGATGGTTTCCAAATTCGCCGCGAATCAGTCGAAAATGGCATCCCAGTTTGTACATCACTTGATACCGCAGAAGCAATTTTGCGAGTGTTAGAATCACGCTCCTTTGAACTAGAAGCAATGAATACAAGTATCGTAAAACAACCGAAAGCACGAGTTTAA